In Nitrospirota bacterium, the following proteins share a genomic window:
- a CDS encoding diguanylate cyclase, with translation MKKILVLANQATSGAIESPLSKKEYSIKIVSNSREASKYIKDTQSEIRSEPDVILLGLPEGLDKQKIKAIKAIEGHPPVVGVLKGDAGRIIERASKSGVEDFIIYPCKPAYLKLRIEGVLKSVSKLKALRKERWNLENIIEITSLVSSSLDSDKILYLTVKKIAEIMPVIRCSILRIDSKNKSVHVIATFEDPKIKDLKLDLRKYPEIRKALTSKEPVIINDVNTDPLMHSVRDIISPLGIKSIIVLPIIFQDELIGTLFLKTSRAGKSFTKDEIKFCTAVANASANALHNALLYGKSEVEKTRLEKLAITDYLTGVFNIRYFYHRLKEEFSRAVRYTIPLACMMADIDFFKRINDTYGHKTGDRVLREFAQLLKKNTRESDILARYGGEEFIILLPNTTRDGAVAEAERIRHSISNHEFNALGGKETLKVSLGVATIPHEDINTPDALISCADNALLLAKTSGRDQVAVFNK, from the coding sequence ATGAAAAAAATCCTGGTCCTCGCAAATCAAGCCACCTCAGGAGCTATTGAATCACCCCTGAGCAAGAAAGAATACTCCATAAAAATAGTATCCAATTCAAGAGAGGCCTCAAAATACATCAAAGATACTCAGTCGGAGATTCGTTCCGAACCTGATGTCATACTTCTTGGTCTTCCTGAAGGGCTCGATAAGCAAAAAATAAAGGCTATTAAGGCCATTGAAGGGCACCCCCCTGTTGTTGGTGTTTTGAAAGGAGATGCAGGCAGGATAATTGAAAGGGCATCTAAATCAGGTGTTGAAGATTTCATTATTTATCCCTGCAAACCAGCTTATTTAAAACTCAGGATAGAAGGTGTCCTGAAGTCGGTTAGTAAGCTGAAGGCACTCAGGAAGGAGAGGTGGAATCTTGAGAACATAATAGAGATAACATCCCTTGTCTCTTCCAGTCTTGACTCTGATAAAATCCTTTACCTTACAGTAAAAAAGATTGCAGAAATAATGCCAGTTATCCGGTGTTCTATTCTTCGCATAGATAGTAAAAACAAGTCTGTTCATGTAATCGCAACCTTTGAGGACCCGAAGATTAAAGATCTAAAGCTTGATTTGAGAAAATACCCTGAAATCAGAAAGGCACTCACATCAAAAGAGCCGGTGATAATAAATGATGTAAATACAGACCCTTTAATGCATAGTGTCAGGGATATTATCTCTCCGCTGGGAATAAAATCTATCATAGTTCTGCCTATTATTTTCCAGGATGAGCTTATCGGAACCCTATTTTTAAAAACATCCCGCGCTGGAAAATCCTTTACAAAGGACGAAATAAAGTTCTGCACTGCTGTTGCAAACGCCTCTGCCAATGCCTTACACAATGCCCTTCTTTATGGAAAGTCAGAGGTAGAAAAAACACGCCTGGAAAAGCTTGCAATTACAGACTATCTGACAGGTGTATTTAATATACGGTATTTCTATCATCGGCTTAAAGAGGAATTCAGCAGGGCCGTGAGATACACAATTCCACTCGCATGCATGATGGCCGATATAGATTTTTTTAAGCGCATAAATGACACTTACGGGCATAAAACAGGGGATAGGGTTCTGAGGGAATTTGCACAGCTCTTAAAAAAGAACACCAGAGAAAGTGATATCCTCGCGAGATATGGAGGCGAGGAATTCATCATTCTGCTGCCCAACACAACAAGAGATGGCGCTGTAGCAGAGGCTGAGAGGATAAGGCACAGCATAAGTAACCACGAATTCAATGCCCTCGGGGGTAAGGAAACCTTAAAAGTAAGCCTTGGTGTTGCCACCATCCCCCATGAAGATATTAATACACCTGACGCTTTAATCTCATGTGCTGATAATGCACTCCTTCTGGCAAAAACCAGTGGAAGGGACCAGGTAGCAGTCTTTAATAAATAG
- a CDS encoding sulfurtransferase TusA family protein, translating to MPDIQPDVTLDCKGLSCPMPVLKAKKAIDAMKTGQVLRVVATDPGSKADIPALLRRTGNELIETKEEGNTFIFLIKKTV from the coding sequence ATGCCTGATATCCAACCTGACGTAACATTAGATTGTAAGGGGCTTAGCTGCCCGATGCCTGTGCTAAAGGCAAAAAAGGCAATAGATGCTATGAAAACTGGACAGGTGTTACGCGTAGTGGCAACTGACCCAGGTTCAAAGGCCGACATTCCCGCTTTACTGAGAAGAACAGGCAATGAACTAATCGAAACAAAAGAAGAAGGCAATACCTTTATTTTTTTGATAAAAAAGACGGTTTAA